A single Seriola aureovittata isolate HTS-2021-v1 ecotype China chromosome 19, ASM2101889v1, whole genome shotgun sequence DNA region contains:
- the LOC130187225 gene encoding single-minded homolog 1-like isoform X2, which translates to MKEKSKTAARTRREKENSEFYELAKMLPLPSAITSQLDKASIIRLTTSYLKMRIVFPQGLGEAWGHASRTRSLDNIGRELGSHLLQTLDGFIFVVAPDGKIMYISETASVHLGLSQVELTGNSIYEYVHPADHDEMTAVLTPHQPYHSHFVQEYEVERSFFLRMKCVLAKRNAGLTSGGYKVIHCSGYLKIRQYSLDMSPFEGCYQNVGLVAVGHSLPPSAVTEIKLHSNMFMFRASLDMKLIFLDSRVAELTGYEPQDLIEKTLYHHVHSCDIFHLRCAHHLLLVKGQVTTKYYRFLAKHGGWVWVQSYATIVHNSRSSRPHCIVSVNYVLTDTEYKGMQLSLDQMSPTKPAFPYTDSHTEERKSTKSRLTQAKAKARVSPYPQFSAFNPERSESDQDSQWGGSPLTDSASPQLLDPGEAAEASCAYRLYPESGSLCYSLGLSEEDLAHAQAHPHTTTCDRVRCQSGRYFLGTPQSGREVWWDATRSVLSLPKSSVENSEGYEITSYHGAIHGRGHWDEDSVVSSPDGGGSTSDSGERYHGDHFRASPREPSKMETLIRATQQMIKEEESRLQQHKAPLDVSGLTKAQSPCFNSLPHHSQLTMPSVVCRGPGAPSIDLPSERLHHRDGIKVLGPHDNDENTTSPASLSRLSSPSSDGIPRSGLSLTKDYMQTDLSPHPSQPQGSPLLYPTQERQQLDRQAAYALTGYSLEHLYDPENLRSYSGLACGGVQYDVASHVRMQAEQMQGHKATSVIITNGS; encoded by the exons ATGAAGGAGAAATCCAAAACGGCCGCAAGGACTAGACGGGAAAAGGAGAACAGTGAGTTTTACGAACTGGCCAAAATGTTGCCTCTACCGTCGGCCATCACCTCTCAGCTGGACAAAGCTTCGATCATAAGACTGACAACGAGTTACCTGAAGATGAGAATTGTTTTCCCTCAGG GTCTGGGTGAAGCTTGGGGTCACGCAAGTCGAACAAGATCTTTGGACAATATTGGACGAGAGCTGGGATCTCATTTGCTGCAG ACGTTGGACGGATTCATCTTTGTTGTGGCTCCGGATGGGAAGATAATGTACATTTCAGAGACGGCGTCGGTCCATTTGGGACTGTCTCAG GTAGAGTTGACTGGGAACAGTATTTATGAATATGTCCATCCTGCCGACCACGACGAGATGACAGCTGTCCTGACACCACATCAGCCCTATCACTCACACTTTGTCCAAG AATATGAGGTGGAGCGTTCTTTCTTTCTGCGGATGAAATGTGTGCTGGCAAAAAGAAACGCAGGCCTCACCAGCGGCGGATACAAG GTGATCCACTGCAGTGGCTACCTGAAGATCCGCCAGTACAGTTTGGACATGTCACCTTTTGAGGGCTGCTACCAGAACGTGGGCTTGGTGGCTGTGGGACACTCTCTGCCACCCAGCGCCGTGACTGAGATCAAACTGCACAGTAACATGTTTATGTTCAGAGCCAGTCTGGACATGAAGCTCATCTTCCTCGACTCCAG GGTAGCAGAGCTGACAGGTTACGAGCCCCAGGACCTGATAGAGAAAACTCTTTACCATCACGTCCACAGCTGTGACATCTTCCACCTCCGCTGTGCTCACCACCTCT TGCTGGTAAAAGGCCAAGTCACCACTAAGTATTATCGTTTCCTGGCCAAGCATGGTGGCTGGGTCTGGGTCCAGAGTTACGCCACAATTGTCCACAACAGCCGATCCTCGAGACCTCACTGCATCGTCAGCGTCAACTACGTCCTCAC GGACACAGAGTATAAGGGAATGCAGCTGTCCCTGGACCAAATGAGCCCCACCAAGCCAGCCTTCCCCTACACCGACAGTCacactgaggagaggaagagcacCAAGTCACGTCTGACCCAGGCCAAGGCCAAGGCCAGAGTCTCACCCTACCCACAG TTTTCCGCTTTCAATCCAGAGCGTTCAGAGTCAGACCAAGACAGCCAATGGGGAGGAAGCCCTCTGACAGACTCAGCATCTCCTCAGCTGCTGGATCCCGGTGAGGCTGCAGAGGCATCTTGTGCCTACCGACTGTATCCAGAGTCTGGCTCCCTGTGCTACAGCCTTGGTCTATCCGAAGAGGATCTCGCCCATGCCCAAGCACATCCTCACACCACCACCTGTGATCGCGTCCGGTGCCAGAGCGGCCGCTACTTCCTAGGAACCCCCCAGTCGGGAAGAGAGGTGTGGTGGGACGCCACACGCTCCGTGCTCTCGCTGCCGAAATCCTCGGTGGAGAACAGCGAAGGCTACGAAATCACATCCTACCATGGAGCCATTCACG GACGGGGCCACTGGGATGAAGACAGTGTAGTGAGTTCACCCGACGGAGGCGGGTCCACCAGTGATTCAGGAGAGCGTTACCACGGTGACCACTTCCGGGCAAGCCCTCGCGAGCCGAGCAAGATGGAGACCCTGATTCGTGCCACGCAGCAGATGatcaaagaggaagagagccgtctgcagcagcacaaggCGCCGCTGGATGTCTCAGGGCTCACCAAGGCTCAGAGCCCGTGTTTCAACTCGCTACCCCACCACTCACAGCTCACCATGCCCAGCGTGGTGTGTCGAGGCCCGGGGGCCCCCAGCATCGACCTCCCCTCCGAACGCCTCCATCACCGGGACGGCATCAAAGTGCTGGGCCCCCATGACAACGACGAAAACACGACCAGTCCTGCTTCTTTGTCTCGTCTCAGCAGCCCCAGCTCTGATGGGATCCCCAGGTCGGGCCTCTCTCTCACCAAAGACTACATGCAGACGGATCTGTCCCCCCACCCTTCACAGCCCCAGGGGAGTCCGCTGCTCTATCCAACCCAGGAGAGGCAGCAACTGGACAGGCAAGCAGCCTATGCTTTGACTGGGTACTCCCTGGAGCACCTCTACGACCCGGAGAACCTGCGGAGTTACTCGGGACTGGCCTGCGGAGGAGTCCAGTATGATGTGGCGTCTCATGTGAGGATGCAGGCTGAGCAGATGCAGGGACACAAGGCCACCTCAGTTATCATAACCAACGGGAGCTGA
- the LOC130187225 gene encoding single-minded homolog 1-like isoform X1 translates to MYISETASVHLGLSQVELTGNSIYEYVHPADHDEMTAVLTPHQPYHSHFVQEYEVERSFFLRMKCVLAKRNAGLTSGGYKVIHCSGYLKIRQYSLDMSPFEGCYQNVGLVAVGHSLPPSAVTEIKLHSNMFMFRASLDMKLIFLDSRVAELTGYEPQDLIEKTLYHHVHSCDIFHLRCAHHLLLVKGQVTTKYYRFLAKHGGWVWVQSYATIVHNSRSSRPHCIVSVNYVLTDTEYKGMQLSLDQMSPTKPAFPYTDSHTEERKSTKSRLTQAKAKARVSPYPQQFSAFNPERSESDQDSQWGGSPLTDSASPQLLDPGEAAEASCAYRLYPESGSLCYSLGLSEEDLAHAQAHPHTTTCDRVRCQSGRYFLGTPQSGREVWWDATRSVLSLPKSSVENSEGYEITSYHGAIHGRGHWDEDSVVSSPDGGGSTSDSGERYHGDHFRASPREPSKMETLIRATQQMIKEEESRLQQHKAPLDVSGLTKAQSPCFNSLPHHSQLTMPSVVCRGPGAPSIDLPSERLHHRDGIKVLGPHDNDENTTSPASLSRLSSPSSDGIPRSGLSLTKDYMQTDLSPHPSQPQGSPLLYPTQERQQLDRQAAYALTGYSLEHLYDPENLRSYSGLACGGVQYDVASHVRMQAEQMQGHKATSVIITNGS, encoded by the exons ATGTACATTTCAGAGACGGCGTCGGTCCATTTGGGACTGTCTCAG GTAGAGTTGACTGGGAACAGTATTTATGAATATGTCCATCCTGCCGACCACGACGAGATGACAGCTGTCCTGACACCACATCAGCCCTATCACTCACACTTTGTCCAAG AATATGAGGTGGAGCGTTCTTTCTTTCTGCGGATGAAATGTGTGCTGGCAAAAAGAAACGCAGGCCTCACCAGCGGCGGATACAAG GTGATCCACTGCAGTGGCTACCTGAAGATCCGCCAGTACAGTTTGGACATGTCACCTTTTGAGGGCTGCTACCAGAACGTGGGCTTGGTGGCTGTGGGACACTCTCTGCCACCCAGCGCCGTGACTGAGATCAAACTGCACAGTAACATGTTTATGTTCAGAGCCAGTCTGGACATGAAGCTCATCTTCCTCGACTCCAG GGTAGCAGAGCTGACAGGTTACGAGCCCCAGGACCTGATAGAGAAAACTCTTTACCATCACGTCCACAGCTGTGACATCTTCCACCTCCGCTGTGCTCACCACCTCT TGCTGGTAAAAGGCCAAGTCACCACTAAGTATTATCGTTTCCTGGCCAAGCATGGTGGCTGGGTCTGGGTCCAGAGTTACGCCACAATTGTCCACAACAGCCGATCCTCGAGACCTCACTGCATCGTCAGCGTCAACTACGTCCTCAC GGACACAGAGTATAAGGGAATGCAGCTGTCCCTGGACCAAATGAGCCCCACCAAGCCAGCCTTCCCCTACACCGACAGTCacactgaggagaggaagagcacCAAGTCACGTCTGACCCAGGCCAAGGCCAAGGCCAGAGTCTCACCCTACCCACAG CAGTTTTCCGCTTTCAATCCAGAGCGTTCAGAGTCAGACCAAGACAGCCAATGGGGAGGAAGCCCTCTGACAGACTCAGCATCTCCTCAGCTGCTGGATCCCGGTGAGGCTGCAGAGGCATCTTGTGCCTACCGACTGTATCCAGAGTCTGGCTCCCTGTGCTACAGCCTTGGTCTATCCGAAGAGGATCTCGCCCATGCCCAAGCACATCCTCACACCACCACCTGTGATCGCGTCCGGTGCCAGAGCGGCCGCTACTTCCTAGGAACCCCCCAGTCGGGAAGAGAGGTGTGGTGGGACGCCACACGCTCCGTGCTCTCGCTGCCGAAATCCTCGGTGGAGAACAGCGAAGGCTACGAAATCACATCCTACCATGGAGCCATTCACG GACGGGGCCACTGGGATGAAGACAGTGTAGTGAGTTCACCCGACGGAGGCGGGTCCACCAGTGATTCAGGAGAGCGTTACCACGGTGACCACTTCCGGGCAAGCCCTCGCGAGCCGAGCAAGATGGAGACCCTGATTCGTGCCACGCAGCAGATGatcaaagaggaagagagccgtctgcagcagcacaaggCGCCGCTGGATGTCTCAGGGCTCACCAAGGCTCAGAGCCCGTGTTTCAACTCGCTACCCCACCACTCACAGCTCACCATGCCCAGCGTGGTGTGTCGAGGCCCGGGGGCCCCCAGCATCGACCTCCCCTCCGAACGCCTCCATCACCGGGACGGCATCAAAGTGCTGGGCCCCCATGACAACGACGAAAACACGACCAGTCCTGCTTCTTTGTCTCGTCTCAGCAGCCCCAGCTCTGATGGGATCCCCAGGTCGGGCCTCTCTCTCACCAAAGACTACATGCAGACGGATCTGTCCCCCCACCCTTCACAGCCCCAGGGGAGTCCGCTGCTCTATCCAACCCAGGAGAGGCAGCAACTGGACAGGCAAGCAGCCTATGCTTTGACTGGGTACTCCCTGGAGCACCTCTACGACCCGGAGAACCTGCGGAGTTACTCGGGACTGGCCTGCGGAGGAGTCCAGTATGATGTGGCGTCTCATGTGAGGATGCAGGCTGAGCAGATGCAGGGACACAAGGCCACCTCAGTTATCATAACCAACGGGAGCTGA
- the ripply2 gene encoding protein ripply2 produces MDLINRRFLAFSRTSSEDLTQDRQPQGAMETFTTSSGLTSVFTGNNVAHKQSGLWRPWTGKEERKTDAHKTPSMHGGLSDANYPKIPQVVHPVKLYWPKSRCFDYLYQDAEMLLRNYPVQATICPYEDCSSDEDSDDEEEEVEKELN; encoded by the exons ATGGACCTGATAAATAGGAGGTTTCTTGCTTTCAGCCGCACATCCTCTGAGGACTTGACACAGGACCGACAACCACAAGGAGCCATGGAGACTTTCACTACCAGCAGTGGAttaacttctgtttttactggaAACAACGTTGCCCACAAGCAGTCCGGCTTGTGGAGACCGTGGActgggaaagaggagagaaaaactgaCGCACACAAG ACTCCTTCCATGCACGGAGGCCTTTCTGATGCAAACTACCCCAAAATTCCTCAGGTCGTTCACCCAGTCAA atTGTACTGGCCGAAATCGAGATGTTTCGATTACCTGTACCAGGACGCAGAGATGCTCCTGCGCAACTACCCGGTCCAAGCGACCATCTGCCCCTATGAGGACTGCAGCAGCGATGAAGACagcgatgatgaggaggaggaggtggagaaggagcTGAATTAA